From one Eucalyptus grandis isolate ANBG69807.140 chromosome 9, ASM1654582v1, whole genome shotgun sequence genomic stretch:
- the LOC104420104 gene encoding lipase-like PAD4, which produces MEAESSPFESSEMLGTFVVSTPLLKESWRRCNFADSAAPMSFVADQRGEVGYVAFSGVQVIDWSEPSCGTLMALGQCEWEPLFSPLRCDGDGDGDGNGEGTVKVDAGFLRLFLEYYRRQDFQNQIQGLLGKVKMIILTGHSFGATTASLTALWLLSNLQPVASPISVLCLTFGTPLLGNESLSQAILRERWGGSFCNIVSKLDVVPKLFFTPLTSLTPQLYLLLQFWQGAMASPSPEQLVGELRKQNFDEFFSNVKKCVQDAAQSEEGARNNLFWPLGSYLFCSEEGAICLDDATSIVKMMHLMLETVSPVSSFEDHLKYSYFTRLLSLQFLKRIDIDDLSESSYEAGVFLALQSSGIDPQDDNVSKPAKDCLQMARHMGRAPNLNNAYLAIKLSEITPCRAQLEWYKARCDESVDQRGYYDTFEKFAASRRESTINMNLFRLGTFWDRVIGMAARNELSHDFHCMPKWVNASHSYMLLAEPLEIARYYRHGMHTKKGHYIKHGRNRRFQILERWWNRKVAVAAQEPQQNNNKRNRSRYASFTQDYLFWARVEEAKDWLKNTEEEEDLNKLGSFLENMNRLRRTQRS; this is translated from the exons ATGGAGGCCGAGTCGTCGCC GTTCGAGAGCAGTGAGATGCTCGGGACTTTCGTGGTGTCGACACCCCTCCTGAAGGAATCGTGGAGGCGGTGCAATTTCGCGGACTCTGCCGCTCCGATGAGCTTCGTGGCGGACCAACGTGGCGAGGTTGGGTACGTGGCGTTCTCGGGCGTCCAGGTGATCGACTGGTCCGAGCCGAGCTGCGGGACCCTGATGGCGCTGGGCCAGTGCGAATGGGAGCCTCTGTTCTCACCGTTGAGGtgcgatggcgacggcgatggcgatggcaaCGGCGAGGGGACGGTCAAGGTGGACGCCGGATTCCTCCGTCTCTTCCTGGAATATTACCGGCGACAGGATTTCCAAAACCAG ATTCAGGGATTATTAGGAAAGGTTAAGATGATTATCCTCACAGGCCATTCCTTTGGAGCAACAACCGCCTCTCTTACTGCTCTTTGGCTCCTCTCCAATCTACAGCCCGTCGCTTCTCCCATCTCAGTCCTCTGCCTCACCTTCGGCACTCCCTTGCTTGGCAACGAGTCCCTTTCCCAAGCCATTCTCCGGGAAAGATGGGGCGGGAGCTTCTGTAACATTGTCTCGAAGCTCGATGTAGTGCCCAAACTGTTCTTCACTCCACTAACCTCCTTGACTCCTCAACTGTACTTGCTGCTTCAGTTTTGGCAAGGCGCTATGGCTTCACCCAGTCCAGAACAGTTAGTTGGAGAACTgcgaaaacaaaattttgatgaattctTTAGCAACGTCAAAAAATGTGTTCAAGATGCTGCACAATCAGAAGAAGGGGCGAGGAACAATTTGTTTTGGCCACTGGGAAGCTACCTATTCTGTTCGGAAGAGGGAGCGATCTGTCTGGACGATGCAACGTCTATTGTTAAGATGATGCATTTGATGCTCGAGACAGTCTCTCCAGTTTCCAGTTTTGAGGATCATCTGAAGTATAGTTATTTTACAAGACTGCTTTCTTTGCAGTTCCTGAAAAGAATAGACATCGATGACCTCTCCGAGTCAAGCTATGAAGCTGGTGTCTTCTTGGCATTACAATCTTCAGGAATAGATCCACAG GATGACAATGTTTCAAAGCCAGCTAAAGATTGCCTGCAGATGGCTCGGCACATGGGACGTGCACCGAACCTGAACAATGCTTATCTAGCTATCAAACTATCTGAGATAACGCCCTGCAGGGCACAACTTGAGTGGTACAAGGCACGCTGCGATGAGTCTGTGGATCAACGTGGGTATTATGACACATTCGAGAAATTTGCAGCATCCAGGAGGGAGTCCACAATCAACATGAACCTGTTCAGACTCGGCACATTCTGGGATAGGGTCATAGGCATGGCAGCACGGAATGAACTCTCGCACGATTTCCACTGCATGCCCAAGTGGGTCAATGCGTCCCATTCCTACATGCTCCTCGCCGAGCCATTGGAAATCGCACGCTATTACCGTCATGGCATGCACACAAAGAAGGGACATTACATCAAACATGGGAGAAATAGGAGGTTCCAGATTTTGGAAAGATGGTGGAATCGGAAGGTGGCTGTTGCGGCGCAAGAACcacaacaaaataacaacaaaaggAATAGGAGCAGGTATGCAAGCTTTACTCAAGATTATTTGTTTTGGGCGAGGGTGGAGGAAGCTAAAGACTGGCTCAAGAACacagaagaggaagaggaccTGAATAAGTTGGGATCATTTTTGGAGAACATGAATCGTTTGAGACGTACGCAAAGGAGCTGA